The Gopherus flavomarginatus isolate rGopFla2 chromosome 16, rGopFla2.mat.asm, whole genome shotgun sequence genomic sequence GGGCACCACACAGTGGCACAGTGTGCCTGTGCATCGCCCAGCCACTAGACTCTTCTCCAGAATCTTGGTTTTCATGCAGTCTCTGCACTTATGGCTGTGAATAAAACATGAGCACAGTATAACCAATGCAGAGCTGTCTAATCTGCTGGGAGCTTGGACCAATAGATCTGAGGGGTGAACGGCGCCATTCATCTCAGTGAGGTATTAATTCAGACATCCAGTGATGATCATTTAAATGTCAAAATGCTTAGCTATTACTCTGCTCTCGTAAGAAAGGAGAAGGCCAGTGAGTGCATgcgggcggggggcagggggatctTATAGATCTATACAATTTACTGTGGTCTTCTCATTTTGTATCACAAGTGGATGGTGTTTGGGAGATTCCCCCACTTGCCTGCAGAAGAGTGGATGCAGAAGGCTCAGTGAAAGGTAGGCTAAATTACCTGACTGCTCTTCTTTAAAAACTAGCCCCTCAGTTGTCTTAGCCTTGAAGCCTTctataaatatgaaataataataaatggatgGAATGTCTTAGGTGTATAAGGTACTTCATAagaatggaccaaattctgctctcatttacacagaaatctggagtaactctattcaagttaatggagttattccagatttacactgtgtgactgagatcagaataCAGCCCAGCATTTCTGCCCAGAGAAAGTCACTCAGATGATGCACAGCGCAGCAATGCAAAAGCAGGGTGGTACTGGGTCACTGTCAGGAAGAAGGGTTCTGCAACTGAGAGACTTATGCAGCAATTGGTATAGCTGCACTGGTGCTGATCCCAAAGCAATGCATTGTGCCAGAGAGCGAGCATCTGTATAGCCCTGTGGTCTGGACATTCACCAATAGCAGGGCATCTAAaagttaggctatgtctacactacagacaggATTGAcactctgaggccttggctacactacagagttgcagcgccggtgagggggttacagcgctgcaacttaggatgtggccacacttacaaagcacggccagcgctgcaactccctggttgcagcgctggctgtacacccggtcgagcctcgggtgtaggggatccagcgctggtgatccagcgctggtcagcaagtgtggacacccaccagcgtttttattgatcTCCTTggcataaggaggtatcccagcataccttagaagcctctctggtaatcatgcacactccactgccctgggctcagctgacccctcctttaaatgccccgggaattttaaaaatccccttcctgtttgctcagccaggtgtggagtgcaatcaatcattcaatcaatcagcgaccatgcctccacgccccagacgagccccagcatggaacaattcagagctgcaggacctcataagtgtttggggtgaggaggctgtgcaagcatagctgcgctccagaaggagaaattatgatccctatgggcagatatcgcagtccttgatgagaaggggccatgaacgggacgcattgcagtgcagggtcaaaataaaagagctgaggagtgcttactgcaaagcccgtgagggaaatcgccgctcaggagctgcccccacgacctgccgtttttacaaggagctggatgccatacttgggtgtgaccccactgccaatccgaggaccacgatggagagttcacagcagggagaagtgggggagggtgtagaggaaggcgacagtgaggctactggcgtggagggagacacctcggagtcccaggacacatgcagccaggagctcttctcaagccaggaggaggctagccagtcgcagcagctggaagttgatggtgaggaagaaactgaggatcgtgctcggggtaagcagatttgtatgttttgggagaggagggtttgggttatggctgcctgcatgcatgcctaaacgtgaaatagcccattgatttgctctatcacgtctctgtaatctgcctcggtaatctcttgaaaagttgcagccagagcgtgcgcaatgtgctttctcaagttgatcgggagagccaccgtggtccttgtcccggtcaggctaactcgtccgatccactgtgcagcgaggggtggggggaccatggctgcacacaggcaagctgcataggggccagggcggaatccacattgctgtagaagaccctccctctcttcccaggtaacacgcagcagtgatatatctggcagtaggaaaccctgttgagaatttagggatacttgagtgcagggctcCAGGTTCACGGTCCCCCCCCCCTTGCGCTCTGGTGTTCAACACCCCCCATCCCAGCATGTAGCtatccccgcggtgcgctccggtgttcccccacccttcccagcaggcagccagccccacggtgcgctccggtgttaaaCCTCCCCcctctcagcaggcagccagccccgtggtgcggtccagtgttcccccacccccctcccagcaggcatccagccccgcggtgcgctccggtgttcccccacccttcccagcaggcagccagccccgcggtgcgctccggtgctcccccacccttcccagcaggcagccagcacagctgtgcgtttcccccccccctcaccagcaggacagCATgaacacgcccccccccccccgccaacagctcgccaccttcctgttcactactgtcccctgtgcagaaCACCAGCTAcgtcctgtacccagtgcagataaaccccagtgacccatcggtcaattccccctcccaaggggaactcgggggagaaacactcaccccattgctcgccatgacttagcttccctggcctctctgtgttatgtgaggtatgtgagaaggatgctaccaaaagtctaaaaagtccttcactgtgtgataataaacaatgtagcctctgtgtattacatggttctatctttcttttttctagtgaccttgactaatgcagccggatcaccggcctcacgtagattgcagaacttgagaagaaatcccagaaaatcaaaagaggaattgatcaaatcagttatgaatcactacagcagagaaagtaggaagacacaggaatggagagagaagatgtatgaatggagacagaaaatgcatgaatggaggcaaacagaaagcaggagaaaggaattggctgccaaaaaaacctcaaagcagatgataagcctcctggctcgccaaactgagtctttcgagtctctcgtagccatgcaggcagatatgtaccgtggtaacccacagccctcccaaagctctctttcttgttccccagtatttccacaaaacaactttctccagtagccagtttcttattacccccagctgcccccaacacctgtacgatcacctaccagccctgataacaataattcttaccctgtgcactccacccccattaccctgcagtatagtaatcctgaagtgcagcagacattgaacagtaatcaaaataggacatattcaaacctctgaatgtacagtccaccaccctaaccccccttgccttttatgtactgaacgttgaataaaggattttatttctttttcactaagttatattattgcaggaagtggtaaatattgtaccccaaggtagaacaaagcacagcaaaggtaccaaacattactgttggctctcagcatcaaattgctcccttaaagcatccctaatccttgaagccctttcctgggcctccctagtagccctgctctctggctgagcaaattcatcctctaggcgtcgaacctcggaggtccattcctcactgaatctttcacccttcccttctcaaatattatggagggtacagcacgcggatataacagcggagatgctgctttcccccaaatctagcttccccataaagacaacgccagcgtgctttcaaacggccaaaagcacactccacagtcattctgcaccggctcggcctgtagttgaaccggtccttgctcctgtcaagcttccctgtatacggtttcatgagccatggcattaaggggtaagcggggtctccaaggatcacagtgggcatttcgacgtcccctactgtgatcttgcggtctgggaaaaaagtcccggccctcagcctcctgaacagggaactgttccaaaagatgcgtgcatcgtgcacctttccaggccatcctgagtaaatgtcagtgaaacgcccacggtgatccacaagcgcttgcagaaccacggagaaatacgccttgcgattaacgtactctgatgccaggtggggtggtgacagaataggaatatgcgtcccatctattgcccctccacagttagggaaccccatttctgcaaagccatccacaatgtcctgcacgttcccaagagtcacagttcttcttagcagggtgcgattaatggctgtgcaaacttgcatcagcaccattccaacggtggactttcccactccaaactggttcgccaccgatcggaagctgtctggagttgccagcttccagattgcaatagccacccgcttctccactggcagggcagctctcaatctcgtgtccctgcgccgcagggtaggggcgagctcagcacacagtgacatgaaagcggcttttctcatccgaaagttctgcagccactgctcgtcatcccaggattgcaggacgatgtgatcccaccactgagtgctggtttcccgagcccaaaggcaccgttccacggtgctgagcacgtctgttactgccacaagcaattgagtgtcttcagcatcaggcgattcaatatcatcatctgactcctcactgtcattttgcagctgaaggaatagctccactgccatgcgtgatgtgctggcaacattcatcagcaaggtcctcagcagctcaggctccatttgtaacagaaatctcagaaatcgcgctgtagactcacaatgccgccaaactgctcggaatgtgtagcaaagcaccacggggcgttggaacaggaagcggaaagacccgcacacttccttccccttcccacaggccacagcgccaaaatgggacgaggtgctctgtgggttagctgcccacaatgcaccactcccaacagcgctgcaagggctgtaaatgtggccacactgcagcgctggtaactgtaagtgtggccacactgcagcgctggccctacacagctgtacgaacacagctgtaactaccagcgctgcaaaactgtaagtgcaGCCATAACCTGAGagtgaagacccaccaaatcaACAGCAGATTGCTCTCCAGTCAATTCCTGTACTCTATCCCCGAAGGGAacagtaaggtaagtcgatgggagagtttctcccatggACCCTTCGAGGCGCAGACCCAACGGTAACTCAGCCTaaggtacgtcgactccagccACATTAtccatgtagctggagttgcgcaGCATAGGTCGGCTTaccacggtagtgtagacatagccttagactcAGCGTTGCTTAAATCCCTAGAGTCAGAGGCTAAAATCCCAGCAATGGGCCTCACAAATGTGCAAGGTGGCTGCTGTGCTTCTGAGTGTAGTACTGCCTGCTGCCACAAGGCGGCTCCTGCTGGGGCTGCTCCAGATCCTCGAGGCTGCCAATAGGTGACCCTGCATAAACTCCAAGCAACAAAGGAGACAGAGGGGAGCAGACAGAGGTCCACTGGAAGGGGAGCCCAGGCCACCCCCTTGGTCCCTGACCAGAGCTGGGTGGTCTAATGGTGGAGCCCCTGCCCTGCAGGAATGACAAAGGTGCAGCCACCCAAACACAAGTGGCATTGTAATCCTGTGCGCCTGCTTGGCATCCACACTTTTGCAGTCCTTCCAGCACCCACAGGCATTGGGCACCCCCAGACCTCCATGGACAAGTCAGGGGCACCAGGCATCCCGAGACTGCTGGTACTTCCTGGGGAAGTGAAGAtgtgggaggagggtggggtATGGGACTCCCAAAACTGCTGTGCCCTGGTGGGGATGGTGCTCTTCAGCCTGACCGCTTCTCTGGGTAAGAGAAGGGCAAGTGCGAGATGGGAAGAGTTCAGAACTGGGTGAAGGGCAATGTGGAGGGTAGGGGGGAAAGAGCATGGGGCTAAGTGTGGGGTAAACTCAGAGCTGGTGGCGGGACCACATGGAGGGAAGAGCTCAGGGTTGGGTGTGGAGCAGGAGGAACATGGGGTAGGGAGAGCACGGGGCAACGCTGGGGGAAGAACATGGGGCTGGCCAAACTGGAAGCTGAGTGGTGGGGCAACATGGGGGAAGAGTGTGGGGCAGAGATGGCGCAGGGCAATGTGTGGGAAGAGCTCAgagctgggtgcagggcagggataATTGGAAGCTGCTGTGAGGTGGCAGCATGAGAGTGCAGGACTGAGTGTGGGGGAATGGCAGCGGGAGCGGTCCCGGCAGGGTGCAGGGCAGGAATGGGGAAGAGCTCTGGGCCCCCTTCTTAGGGAAATTCAGGCTGTGCTCCTGGGAAAAGGCCCAGAGCAAGGAATACTTTTTATTTCTGCACATAGTCCCCATCTGCATTCACATAGTGCAGGTGGGGGAGTTCTCTGCTGCTTGCATTttttgtggatttaaaaaaaaaaggaaaggggaGCCATGCAGTGGTAGGTATCAGGCAAGCAAGGGAGACTTCTGAGCataggggtggggagggttggTTTTCTGACCTTGAGTGGCTGACAGCTGTGGGTGATTCTGAGCCTGGGTGTGtcagggagacaaggcagcgctgAGGGAGGTGGTTTTGAGCTGCAGAGAGATCAGGTaggaagaggaaggaggagaaggatgtgggggaggggtggtattTCTCAGTAGCTGCAGGTTGTGTTGGAGAGAGCTCAGGAGACCTGATATGTTTGAACtgggaggatgggtgaggttGGCAGGATTGAGTGCAGAGGGCAACCGGAGTTAATTGGTGAaggaaggaggggcaggggagttggtggggagtgggggagaaatgGTGAGATAAGAGCTAGAGGGTAGAGGGAAGACTAGCACGAGAGTAGTGACAGAGAGAtaaacagcctcttctccccctgATCTGGTACAGTAGCACACCCCAATTTGCACTCTGGGTGCTGGGGATGCAAGAGGGCTGCCCACCCCAAGGAAAGGCTTCACCGCTGACTGAGTAATCAACACCTGAGACTCAAAGCACAGCTAAGTAAGCACCACAGAACTCCACCAGGATTTGCTCTGAAACCAGCAAGCCCCAACACTGTGTGCCAAAGCAGTCAAATGGCCTCAGAATCACACAGAACTGGGCCCCCGCTCACTGAAAAAGGCTAGTGAACCTCAGCAAGCCTTTCAATGCAACTAGTCTGTCTGCACTGGCGATGACACCTTAAATTTGGGTATTTGCCAAAAGGATTTTTCATGGCTCCCATTTTCACACACCctgaaaaaaaaacctgtggaaATAGAAACGCTAAGCCTCTCACCAGGAAACAACTTCCCAGGAAGCCTGACTTGACTATAAAGTGACTGTCTCCCGccatgtgtctgtgcagtgcctagcataatcGGGCTCTAATCTCAGTTGCGACACTCTCGGtgctacagaaatacaaataaggtTAAAGAAATACCTTTATCATATAAGGGTTTCGCACAAATGCTAGCTCCAAGAAAGAAAACAACTCGCCATCTGCTGAAAAGCCCCCCTGGTGTGGATTTCACCTGTAGAAAAAACAGCTTTCCGTCTACAAACAGAACAGGCCAGAGTGTGTGTACAGAAGTCCCCACTGTAATCCCAGGACTGTAACAGTCTGAAAGAGGGAGTGGAGTTTACTCCAGCCAGTTTGCACTTTTGTTACTGGAAGGAAATGTGTTAAAAGAAGTTTGAACAATGGAGCCTCTTCCCACAGCCCCTTTAGAACTGCACTCTGCCTCTCTGCTCTGCACTGGAAAGAAAGCCCTTTTTATCCCTTCCCACTTGCCACGGGAGCAAATACAAGACTCCAGAAGAAGCAGTTCTGTACTGAGAAACAGAGCCCAAGGCATTTGGGAGGAAATAGGCAAGGAATGCCTTCAAAGATTACCTTTGACAGATGACCTTTGACACTGCTGTTCGGTGGCTTTGATCTCTGATGGCCTCCAAACTCTCAAGCATCCAGTGAAGAATTTCAACTGCAGTAAACTGTGCATTTGAATTCTGCTGTGAGGACTGGACTCCCTTGATCTTATCAAATACTCAGAGATTCACTGTCCAGAACCTTCAGAAGCACAGTCTGTGGGATCAGTCTCACCAGCCATAAGGGAACACTTAGGCCTtgcctacactgccactttacagcactgcaactttctcactcggggtATGAAGAAACAACCcgctgagcactgcaagtttcagtgctgtaaagtggcagtgtagacactgcggcAGTGCTCtaacgttgctagtgaagacatacccttagaaagagGTTTTGTACCTTTGAATTTATAGCAAAAATCTCATTTGTGGATCTACTTGATAAACCAGttagggccacattttcagaa encodes the following:
- the LOC127035715 gene encoding zinc finger and SCAN domain-containing protein 29-like, which produces MRRGHERDALQCRVKIKELRSAYCKAREGNRRSGAAPTTCRFYKELDAILGCDPTANPRTTMESSQQGEVGEGVEEGDSEATGVEGDTSESQDTCSQELFSSQEEASQSQQLEVDGEEETEDRARVTLTNAAGSPASRRLQNLRRNPRKSKEELIKSVMNHYSRESRKTQEWREKMYEWRQKMHEWRQTESRRKELAAKKTSKQMISLLARQTESFESLVAMQADMYRGNPQPSQSSLSCSPVFPQNNFLQ